From the Lolium rigidum isolate FL_2022 chromosome 2, APGP_CSIRO_Lrig_0.1, whole genome shotgun sequence genome, one window contains:
- the LOC124690449 gene encoding phosphopantothenate--cysteine ligase 1-like, whose protein sequence is MVAAEDPESFFTTAPPLRDADAVAARLQEFIARNSNNAGGGGGRPIVCVTSGGTTVPLEQRCVRYIDNFSSGHRGAASTEYFLKAGYAVIFVHRRGSCQPYCRFMPDDSFLKFLDVNEESKVQVARSHETVVKKSIGEYSKAMECGSLLKLPFTTIFEYLQLLRMVATSVSSIGLRGMFYLAAAVSDFYVPWDSMAKHKIQSAGGPLEMRLSQVPKMLSVLRNQWAPLAFCISFKLETDSDILVQKADMALNKYKMNIVVANLLATYKDEVIIVTNGEKNTIRRCNADEDLEDQIIILLTQKHSKYIYGSQMGATRVQTEL, encoded by the exons ATGGTCGCGGCTGAGGATCCGGAATCCTTCTtcaccaccgcgccgccgctgcgcgacgccgacgccgtcgccgccaggcTTCAAGAGTTCATCGCTCGCAACTCCAACAACGCAG ggggcggcggcgggcggcctaTCGTGTGCGTGACATCGGGCGGTACGACGGTGCCTCTGGAGCAGCGGTGCGTGCGGTACATCGACAACTTCAGCTCCGGCCACCGCGGGGCCGCCTCAACCGA GTATTTCTTGAAGGCTGGTTATGCTGTTATCTTTGTCCATAGACG TGGGAGTTGCCAGCCTTACTGTAGGTTCATGCCTGACGATTCATTCCTCAAGTTCTTAGATGTCAATGAAGAATCAAAGGTTCAAG TGGCCAGGTCCCATGAAACAGTGGTAAAGAAATCAATTGGAGAATATTCCAAG GCTATGGAATGCGGCTCTCTGCTGAAACTCCCATTCACGACAATATTTGAATACCTTCAG TTACTGAGGATGGTGGCTACATCCGTGAGCTCTATCGGGCTACGCGGGATGTTCTATCTTGCTGCAGCAGTCTCTGACTTCTATGTTCCTTGGGATAGCATG GCAAAACATAAGATTCAGTCAGCGGGAGGCCCTCTAGAGATGAGGCTCAGTCAGGTTCCCAAAATGCTTTCTGTATTGCGGAACCAATGGGCTCCCTTGGCATTCTGTATATCTTTCAAG CTGGAGACAGATTCAGACATTCTTGTCCAGAAAGCAGATATGGCTCTGAACAAGTACAAGATGAACATTGTTGTGGCCAATTTGCTAGCAACATACAAAGACGAAGTCATTATTGTCACAAATGGAGAAAAGAATACCATCCGAAGGTGCAATGCTGATGAAGATTTGGAAGATCAGATAATCATACTCCTAACACAGAAGCACTCAAAGTATATTTATGGATCACAAATGGGTGCGACCAGGGTCCAGACTGAACTATGA
- the LOC124687941 gene encoding uncharacterized protein LOC124687941 — MASMMGGDFVEAYVLRNAYKEKMRRMDEAAAAAAAVEGKNSKEGGAGGDSAGEKKAAGASSKGGFFGLMKKKVHPKAASSS; from the coding sequence ATGGCGTCCATGATGGGAGGAGACTTCGTGGAGGCCTACGTGCTCAGGAACGCATACAAGGAGAAGATGAGGCGCAtggacgaggcggcggcggccgccgcagccgttGAAGGAAAGAACAGCAaggagggcggcgccggcggtgacTCTGCCGGAGAGAAGAAGGCCGCGGGCGCGAGCAGCAAGGGAGGGTTCTTTGGGCTCATGAAGAAGAAGGTGCACCCTAAAGcggcttcttcttcttga